The sequence GGTGAACACCACGGAGGACTACGTTGCGCGACTCAAGAAGGCCGTCATCGAGTACGACATGGAAGGGATGCCTGCCCTGGCCAAGGAAGCCTTGGACCACGGGATGAACCCGCTCCAGGGAATCGAGAGGGGGCTGGCCGCCGGGATCCGCGACGTCGGCCAGAAGTTCGGCGCCGGCGAACTCTTCCTGCCCGAGCTCGTGATGGCCGCGGAGACGATGCGTGCCGGGGTGGCCATTCTGGAGCCACTGGTGCCGAAGGACGCCGCGGAGGCGCGCGAAACGCACAAGGTCGTCCTTGCCACGGTTCAGGATGACATCCACGAGATCGGCAAGAACCTCGTCGCCACGATGCTCACGGCGAATGGCTTCGACGTCGTGGACATGGGGGTGAACCAGCCTTCGGACGCGATCCTGAAGAAGGCCCAGGACCTCCACGCGGAAATCGTCGGCGTCTCGGCCCTCATGACGACCTCCATGCCGCGGATGAAGGAGCTGCTGAAGGCAGCCCAAACCAAGGGTGTGCGCACGAAGGAGCGGTTCATCGTCGGCGGCGCGCCGGTCACCGAGCAGTACGCCAAGGAGATCGGTTCCGACGGCACGGCAGGCGACGCGAGCGGTGCCGTGCGGCTCGCGCAGAAGCTCATCGGCAAGTAGACATGAGCGGCATCCGCAGGGGATCGTGGTGGACGACGAGCACCTCGCCCTCGACGTGATCGAGAGGGTCGGGATCGGCGGCACGTTCCTCGGCCAGCGGCACACGATGGACCATCTCCGGCAGGAGCACTTCCTGCCGAAGCTCGTAGACCGGCGGAGCTACGATCTTTGGGTGGCGGACGGACGGAGGACGATCGAAGAACGCGCTCGCGCGAAGGTGGTCAACGCGCTCGCGCATCCTCCGCCGCACCCCCTGACCCCCGATGTGGTGCGCGAGCTCGACAACCTCATCGACGACGCCCCTCGCGGCGCTGCCTGACGCTCGGAAACCTGGACGCGTCCCGGTGGGGCAGGAACAGGGAGGAGGCGAACGCCTTGGGGAACCGGGGATCGCCCGCGAGGGGCACGTGCCGGATGCGCTTCGCAATCCGCCGCATGTTCTCCCGTTCCCGAACCGAGAGCAGGGCGAGGCGCGCACCCGATCCGGCCGTGTTCCCTACGAACTGGACCTTCTCGAGGGACATGTCGGGGAGCATGCCCACGGCACGCGCGCTCTCCGGGGCCAGGTAGCTTCCAAAGGCGCCCGCCAGGTACAGGGTCGCAATTTCCCGGGTCGGTCGCCGAAGCGTGTCCAGCAGGATGTCAATCCCCGCGTGGATCGCCGCCTTGGCGAGCTGAAGCTGGCCGATATCGTCCTGGGTCAGGAGCAGATCTTGGCCGATGGACGTCTCGTCTGCGGGGACGACGCGGAACGCGAGCTGACGGCCCACCCTCCGAATCCGTTCCGGGGCGGCCCGTTTCTGGAGCCGGCCCGCGGCATCGATGGCCCCCGTGCGGAACAGATCGGCTAGCAGGTCTAGAAGGGCGGAGCCGCAGAGGCCCCGGGGTTTCATGCGCCCGATGACCCGATAGTCGACGTGGAACGTCTCGGGCTCCACCGCGACGCGCTCTACGGCGCCGTCCGCGGCGCGCATGCCGAATCGGATGTGGGCCCCCTCGAAGGCGGGACCGGACGGCGTGGAGCAAGCCACGAGCTTGCGGCCGTCGCCCGCGCAAATCTCCGTGTTCGTCCCCACGTCGATGAAGACCCGCAGCGCCCTCGATCGATCCAAGCGCGTGGACAGGACGCCGGCGACCAGGTCGCTGCCCACGAACGCCGCGACCACCGGAGGCGCAATGACGGGTGCCGCGGACGCGGCGCGCAGGCCGAACGACCCCGCGGTGCGAATCTCCTCCCGGCGCGTCGCCGGTCGGTAGGGAGCGCGCGAGAGGCTTTCCGTGGGCTCGCCGAGGAAGAGATGGTGCATCGCCGTGTTCCCCACGGCCACGACCTCGAACACGCGGTCCGTGGGTTCGTGCGCGAGGCCGCACGCCTTCCGGGTCAGATCGTTCAAGGTCCCGAGGACTTCATCGTGGAGCATGGCCTCCTGGGACGCGGAAGCTCGCGCGAAGGCGAGGCGGGACATGATGTCCTCGCCGTGGACCATCTGGGGATTCGGGGCGGAGACGGTCTCCACGCCCTCTCCCGTCTCCAGGTCCATGAGGAAGCCCGCGATCTTGGTCGACCCGATATCGAAAGCCATCCCGAGAACCCGGTCCGAGGCTGCCACGCACCCGAGGACCTCCCTCCCCCTCACGAGCAGACGAGGATCACTCGCGGGGAGCTTGCCGGCCTTCAACAACGCCCGGGTCCGCAACGAAACCCGCCATCCGGCGGCCCTCAGCTGCGCCTCCGTGAGCGGGCGCGGCGCCCGCACCTTCCGGAGGTCCGGGCGGACGCGGTGGGCCGGCATGAGCCCCGAGGTCTGGAGCCGCTGCCAGCTGCGCTGAGATTCCGGGGGAATCTCCAGCACGATGATCCCTTCGCCCGCGGGCCGGCACTGGCAGGCGAGACGGATGCCCCGCGCGCGGTCCTCCTTGGTCAGGTGGGCTTCAAAGCGTCCTTGAGGCCGAAGGAGATCACCGCCACGTCGGACGAGGACGCGGCACTTCCCGCAGGTCCCCCGGCCCGCGCACAGGTCCTCGAGGCCTACGCCGCAACGCCGGGCCGCGTCCAGGAGGTCCTCCCGCACGCCCACGCGCGTGCGGCGGCCCTCGGGCTGGAAGATCGCGACGGGCTGTGCCAAGCGAGAAGGGAGGCGCGTGAAGCTACCTAAGCATTCCGCACCGCGTACCCGACGAGCACGGACGCGTACCGCTGTCCCGTCGGCACGGCAAAACGCTCCCGCAGGTAGTCGTCCTGGGGCGAATCGGGACTCGCGGAGACGATGCGATCGAGCGCAGAGAATCTCTCGAGCTCCGGGAAGCGTACGGGAGGAAGGAGAAAGCGATAGCGGCCGTGCGGGCGCACGCCGGCGAAGAGGACGAAATCCTTCCCCAGGTGAGCCACACGTCGATCGTCCGGCACGGATTCACCTGGGAGGATTTCCCGGCCGAGGATCCCACCTGCCTCGTCCACCAGGAGGAGCGTGGGCTCGGGTGGAGGTCGGAACGTGGGATCCTTGAAGAGGCACACGATTCTGGGCCGGGACAGGACCTCCGCAACGCCCGCGTTCTCCGCCGCCTCGGGGGTCCTCCGCACGATGAGCGCGCCTCGGTCACGAGCCTCGAGGAGGACGGCCTTGAGGACGCCGCGGAGCGCGGCCAGCCGTTGAATCACGTCTCGGTCCACGGAGTCCACGAGAGCTTCTCGCCTCCTTGGCCGCGGGAAGGGAGGCGGAGGCTCTTAGCCTTCACGCCCGACAGGGTTGCGGTGGACCACGGCTTCGGAACGGGAGCACCGATGCAGTCATTACAATGGAACTATTAGTCCCGCGGAGCCATCCGACGCGTTGCCTGGGTGCCGCGGCTCCTGGGGAGTCGTGACCATGGTCCGTCGCAACGCGGCCGCTCGGTTGGGGGGAGGAAGAGCGTGACGCTCCGGTTGGAGCCGTTCTCGCGAACGGAGTTGCAGAAGGTTCACGCGGCCACCGTGCGCATCCTAGAGCGAACCGGCGTGCGCATCCTCGACCCGGAGGCAGCGAGTTATCTGCGGTCCGCCGGCGCCACATACGACGATCTGACCCAAGTCGTCCGGATTCCGGAGGGTCTCCTGAAAGAGCTCCTGATGCGCGCACCGAGCCGCTTCCACCTGCACGGTCGTGGGCCCGACCGGGTCCTTGCTTTCGGCGAGGGGAAAACGTACTTCAGCAGTATGGGGACGGCGGTCCAGGTCGAGGACGAACAGGGCCGAGTGCGGCCCCCTACGCTGAAGGATGTCGAGTCCTTCTACCGCCTCGCGGACGCCTCTCCGTTCCTCGACCACGCGTCGTGGGTCGTGTGGCCCCGAGACATCCCGAACGAGGCGGTCCACCTCTACGAGCTCCTGTATGGATTCAAGTTCACCACGAAGTCCCTGGACGGCTACAACTGGGGCAAGCAGTTCGCGCAGGACACGATCGACATGGCCGCCATCGTGGCGGGAGGCCGGGAGGAACTCGCCCAGCGCCCGCTCCTCCTGGGTTTCACGAACCCCGTGAGCCCGCTCACCCTGGCGAAGGAGACCACGGAGGGCCTCGTCGCGTTCGCTCGCGCGGGGCAGCCCTGCATCATGCCGCCGGAGTGCATGGCGGGCGGGACCGCACCGGCCACGCTCGCGGGCGTCCTCGTCCAGCAGAACGCAGAAGTCCTCGCCTCGATCGCCGTGGCCGAGGCGGTGCATCCCGGAGCGCCCGTCCTGTACGGCAGCGTGTCCACCGTGATGGACATGCGGGACGGGTCGGTCGCGCTCGGCGCACCCGAAGCGGGACTCATCTCGTTGGGCGCGGCTCAGCTCGCCCGGTACTACGGCATCCCCTCCCGGGGAACGGGAGGGAATACGGAAGCGCTGGGCTCGGACTACCAGGCGGGGGCCGAATCCGCGACGACCCTCCTGCTCTCGGCGCTCGCAGGTTTCGACTTCATCTACGATGTCGCAGGCAGCTTGGAATCGAGTCTGAGCGCGAGCTACGCGAAAATGATCTTG comes from Thermoplasmata archaeon and encodes:
- a CDS encoding corrinoid protein encodes the protein MHRSAGVNTTEDYVARLKKAVIEYDMEGMPALAKEALDHGMNPLQGIERGLAAGIRDVGQKFGAGELFLPELVMAAETMRAGVAILEPLVPKDAAEARETHKVVLATVQDDIHEIGKNLVATMLTANGFDVVDMGVNQPSDAILKKAQDLHAEIVGVSALMTTSMPRMKELLKAAQTKGVRTKERFIVGGAPVTEQYAKEIGSDGTAGDASGAVRLAQKLIGK
- a CDS encoding trimethylamine methyltransferase family protein; this translates as MDDEHLALDVIERVGIGGTFLGQRHTMDHLRQEHFLPKLVDRRSYDLWVADGRRTIEERARAKVVNALAHPPPHPLTPDVVRELDNLIDDAPRGAA
- a CDS encoding ASKHA domain-containing protein; this encodes MAQPVAIFQPEGRRTRVGVREDLLDAARRCGVGLEDLCAGRGTCGKCRVLVRRGGDLLRPQGRFEAHLTKEDRARGIRLACQCRPAGEGIIVLEIPPESQRSWQRLQTSGLMPAHRVRPDLRKVRAPRPLTEAQLRAAGWRVSLRTRALLKAGKLPASDPRLLVRGREVLGCVAASDRVLGMAFDIGSTKIAGFLMDLETGEGVETVSAPNPQMVHGEDIMSRLAFARASASQEAMLHDEVLGTLNDLTRKACGLAHEPTDRVFEVVAVGNTAMHHLFLGEPTESLSRAPYRPATRREEIRTAGSFGLRAASAAPVIAPPVVAAFVGSDLVAGVLSTRLDRSRALRVFIDVGTNTEICAGDGRKLVACSTPSGPAFEGAHIRFGMRAADGAVERVAVEPETFHVDYRVIGRMKPRGLCGSALLDLLADLFRTGAIDAAGRLQKRAAPERIRRVGRQLAFRVVPADETSIGQDLLLTQDDIGQLQLAKAAIHAGIDILLDTLRRPTREIATLYLAGAFGSYLAPESARAVGMLPDMSLEKVQFVGNTAGSGARLALLSVRERENMRRIAKRIRHVPLAGDPRFPKAFASSLFLPHRDASRFPSVRQRREGRRR
- a CDS encoding trimethylamine methyltransferase family protein, coding for MTLRLEPFSRTELQKVHAATVRILERTGVRILDPEAASYLRSAGATYDDLTQVVRIPEGLLKELLMRAPSRFHLHGRGPDRVLAFGEGKTYFSSMGTAVQVEDEQGRVRPPTLKDVESFYRLADASPFLDHASWVVWPRDIPNEAVHLYELLYGFKFTTKSLDGYNWGKQFAQDTIDMAAIVAGGREELAQRPLLLGFTNPVSPLTLAKETTEGLVAFARAGQPCIMPPECMAGGTAPATLAGVLVQQNAEVLASIAVAEAVHPGAPVLYGSVSTVMDMRDGSVALGAPEAGLISLGAAQLARYYGIPSRGTGGNTEALGSDYQAGAESATTLLLSALAGFDFIYDVAGSLESSLSASYAKMILDDDLAGAVRRVLHGIEVTEDTLATEGIEAAGLHGSYLGHPHTLSHFRREHFLPETFLRGTRVSREGIDVCEKARRRADAILREHTVDPPLETAIESKLTAFVKRAMKRPAGVAVPAA